The window CGAATGGTTGCGCTGAAACTGTTGCCAAAGGAACTAGCGGAAGATAGGGACTCGCTACAGCAATTTCTGCGCGAAGCGAAAACTGCTTCTGCCTTGAATCACGCAAGCATCTGCAGGGTGTATGACTTTGGGGAAGATGCCGCGAGAGCATTCATCGCGATGGAGTACCTGGAGGGCGAGACACTTTCAGCGCGCATCCAGAAGGGCAGGCTCTCGACGGTCGAGGCCCTGAAGATCGCAATCGCGGTTGCGGATGCACTCGCCACGGCACACCGTAAAGGCATCGTCCATCGCGACCTTAAACCGGGCAACATCATGCTCACCGAAAGCGGGGCAATTTTGCTCGATTTTGGGCTGGCAAAGTACGAACGACCCATCTTGTCTGCGGAAGAGAACCTGGCAGGCCTTACCGCTGACGCCCAGGTGGTTGGCACGCTGCCGTACATGTCTCCTGAGCAGTTGCACGGTCAACCGGTGGACGCCCGTAGCGACATATTTGCGTTTGGCGCGGTTCTCTACGAGATGTTCACGGGAAACAAAGCATTCCCGCGTAAGCCCACGAGTGAAACATTGATAGCAGTCGAGCGGGAGGATCCTAGCCCGCTCGCAGAAGATGCCCCGAATGAAGATGTCCCCAATGCACTGGACCGAATCATTCGTTGCTGTTTACGCAAGCGCCCCGAAGATCGCTATGCAAGCATGATGGAGGTTGAGCAAGAGCTCAAGAATTGCGCCGAACTGATTTCTGCGCCTGCCATTGGTCTTAACCCGAGAGTTCTGTTCCGGCAAAGCAGGCAGCCCCGCGTCGCAATCCCCGCGCTGATTATCCTTATAGCCTTCATGAGCTTCATTGGCTGGGGGATCCACCATTATTCCAAAGTCAGATGGGCCAGGGAGCAGACCTTACCGCAGATCGGCAAGCTCATCGAACGGGGTGAACCTGGCAAAGCCTATGCACTTGCTGTTCAGGCCGAGCGATACATTCCGGCTGATCCCACCTTGGCCAGATTCTGGGCCGATATTTCCTGGTCCGATTCCATCATCACCAGCCCTCCGGGGGCGTCGGTCTACCGCAGGAACTACAACGCGCCGAACGCCCAATGGGAATTTGCCGGCCTCTCGCCCATCTTGAAAGGGAGGTTTCCTGCTGTGGATTCGAGTTGGAAATTCGAATTGCCCGGCTATACGGCGCTCGAACGTGCTACATTCCCGTCCGGCCCAATCACGGTGGCGCTGCACAGGGATGGGCAGGCTCCCAGCGGAATGGTTCCTGTTGAGCTCGACCAGGGATCTGTGGAGGGCGACCCTTTCGCCCAGTGGGGAATTGTAGGCATTGCAGGCTTTCAGGACTTGCCAACAGTCCGGGTTGGAAAATACTGGATCGATAAGTTCGAGGTCACCAATCGCGAGTTCAAACGCTTTGTGGACCAGGGCGGTTACAAGAAGCAGGAGTATTGGGAACACGAATTCCGAAAGGATGGACGAGTCCTTTCGTGGGCCGAAGCGATGAAACTCTTTGTCGATAAAACGGGCAGGCCAGGACCTTCCACCTGGACAAGAGGTGAATGTCCGCAGGGTGAAGGCGAATATCCTGTCACAGGTGTGAGCTGGTTCGAGGCTGAAGCATATGCTGAGTTTGTAGGCAAGTCGCTTCCGACCATTTATCACTGGGCGGCTGCTGCATCCTCGACGGATAGCTCCAGCCTGATACCCGCCAGCAACTTCAGTGGCAAGGGGCTTTCGCCGGTCGGCGCTTATCACGGCATGAGCTGGAGCGGCGCTTACGATATGGCAGGCAACGCGAAGGAGTGGTGCGCAAACGAAGCGACGTCGGGCAGGCACTATATCCTGGGCGGCGCCTGGAACGAACCTACTTATATGTTCAACTATCCCGACGCTCGTTCACCCTTCGAGCGGTCCCGTGGATTTGGTTTTCGTTGCGCGGAATATGAGTCGACTGGTAAGGACGCCGAAGCAGCAGGCGCTCCGGTGACGGTTCAATTGCGAGATTTCGGCTCAGAAAAACCTGTTTCCGATCAACTCTTCCGGGCATACAAGAACCAATATTCGTATGACAAGACGCCGTTGCATGCGAAGGTGGCATCCGTGCAACAGGCCGAAGATTGGAGGGTGGAAAAGGTCTCTTTCGACGCGGCTTACGGCGGCGAGCGAATCACCGCGTATTTGTTTCTGCCCAAAGGAGCATCACCGCCTTTTCAGGTCGTCGTATATTTTCCCGGCGCTGCTGCCGCTCACATGCGAGCGAGCGCAGAAGGGATCCCGTTCTTTCTTACAGACTTCGATTTCATTATAAAAAGTGGACGAGCGGTCCTATTCCCTATTTACAAGGGGACGTTTGAACGCGGCAGCGGACTGAAGCCGATCTACTTCCCAAACACCAGCAGTACTTATCGAGACAACGTCATTTTTTGGTCCAAGGATCTTAGCCGGTCGATCGACTACCTTGAGACACGCCAAGATATCAATCCCAACGCGTTGGCCTATGATGGTGAAAGTTGGGGGGCAGCGATGGGGGGACTGCTCCCTGCTGTTGAAACTCGCTTCAAGGCATTAATTCTCATAACACCAGGACTCTGGTTACAACAGCCATTGCCGGAGGTGGATCAAGTCAACTTCGCTCCACATGTGAAGGCACCTGTTCTAATGCTCAATGGCCGTTTCGATTTCATCTACCCGCTCAAAATCTCTCAAGAGCCCATGTTCCGACTGCTAGGAACGCCCCCAGAGCAAAAGCGCCGCGTGGTCTACGACACGGCACACGACGTACCGCGAACTGAGATGATAAAGGAATCGCTAAACTGGCTCGACAAATATCTGGGATCCGTGAGATAGGACAGGGAGTTTCGGGACACCGTTAATAGGTACAGTGACGGGAAACGTGGGGTTTCCCTTGATGTGGGGGAGGTTCAGATTGTTTTTGTTTCTTGCCAAGTGCGCCGGCGTCAGGCTGCGTGTGCTCCAGCGTTCTAATCGTCGCGAAGGGCGACAACTGAATCTGTGGATGAGCCGGCGTTTCCTCAAGGCAATGCGTACTACGCGCCGCCTCCGCAGCCGTGGAGCGCAAGATGGCCTTCTGCGACTAACTGGCGGAAGTGTTTCTTCAATGTGTCTCTGTTCGTACCCGTGAATCGTACGATGCCGCTGTTGGTGACTCTTCAGTGTTCGCGGACCTGGTCGATGATGCGCACTGACAGTTCCGGCAACGCCGCAATGATGATCTTCGCCCGTTCGACTTTTTTAGCCAGGTGCTTCATTTGTTGTTGCAACGCGCGAAGGAAAAACATCACCCATGGCTGCCAGTTTGGTGCATCTGTCCTCACAGTCACCTAAGTCTGGCGAAGGGCCGGATAATAGCCGTCTTTGCTTTGTTCGATCACGCTTTCCAGTGAACTGTGCAGTAGGTAGGAATAGCCTGCGCTGAGCGACAGAAGAGTCATCAAGATTCGGCTCAATCGACGATTGCCCAGACCAGTGATCTAGCCAGAGCGTTCCTAGATTTACGCGAAATCGCCGAGTCACTCATCGAGTGTGGCTGTCGCCTCAATGAGTGCGTTGGCCTGCTATCACCAGTTCAGATCCGGATCGGAGAGATAGCCGATCTCTCAGGACGACCCTGCGACCTTTGCAGGGGTTCGGCAGAGGTCTGCAACCTTCAAAAGCGCAGGTATCAGAAACGGCGGCAGATGCCTAGGTTTTTGCGCAATGCGAAGGTGCCGACGGGTGCTGAAGAAGCTAAGCGTCGAAATGCTCGTTTCCCGTTACGTATCCGCAAACACTACTCTAGCCAGAAATTGCCAGATCCAAAGGCTGCGTCAGTTTTCATTATTGATTGTCGTTTCTGAGAGAATGGCTTTCTTTCCGAAATAGCCGATTAAGTAAAAAGCCACACCGAGCGATATGACATCCTTGTAAAGGAACAGCCCCAGAAAACTCATGTAGCGCATTCCCTTGACTAGAACGGTCGCATCTGGGGTGGTGAAGAGCATCGTGCTGGTTATAGAGAACATGAGGGCGGCAACCATGCCACCGAGAATTCCTGCCTTCGGTTTGAAAAAGCCCGCGATCATCAGAATTGCGGCCGTCCATTCGGTGAGCCCGATAATGTCTGAGCCGATATAGGGTCCGAAAATCTTAAACTGCCAGCTTATGAGTGGGCTGTTGGAGACCAGCGGAACTATACCTTCCGCGCCGGGGGCGGTCATCTTGTAAGAGCCTGCCCACAGAAGCATAACGATCATGCCGATGCTAGTGATTAGGAACGGTAGATTACGCTCATCTACCCATGCAGCTAATTTGGTCAGAGGAGTTCTGGCTTGTTGAACGGGGCTCATTGATGGAATCGTCATTTGCGATGGTCCTTTTCTTTTCTTTGCCGTTAATTTTTGAGCGGATCTAAATACCTTTGATTTCGCCACCATCCATGCGAACCGATGTACCGGTCATCCATTTCGCGGCGGGGGAGACCATGAAGCCCAGGAGTTCCGCAATCTCTTCCGGCTGGCCGTAACGGGCGATTCCTGCCTCTTCCGGAAACTTCTTCATTGCCTCGTGACGCTCATGCTGTGTGCCGGTGCCCACTTTTCGAGGAAGGACAGACGCCGTCCGGTCATCACGGCACCGGGAACGATGCTGTTTACCTGCACTCCATCCTTAATGCCTTGTTCGGCAAAAGCCTTGGCCAATGCCGTGATCGCGGCGTTTGTTGAGGCGACGGCTGCGAATGCCGGCTTCGGATCCAGCGCTGCGCTGCCCGACATGAAGACAACGGAACCCTTCGATTGCTTTAAGGCTTCCCACGCGCGGATCGTCAAGCGGCGCGCGCCATGCAGCTTGAGTTCCATGCCTGCCTTCCACTGTTCGTCTGTCATCTCGAACAGGTCGATCTGGGGTACAGCGCCGGCGATGTTCAGGAGTGCGTCTATCCGGCCGAAGCGGTCGAGCGTGCTCCGGACGAGTGTCTGCGATGCTTCGATTTGGCTGAGGTCGAGGGCCAACGAGAGAGGCTCGGCACCGGCGGCTCTGACTGCTTCCGCCACTTCTTCCAGGGTTTGCCCACTGCGGGCGGCAAGGACGACCGCAGAGAAGTCGCGGGCCAGACGGATAGCGGTGGAGCGGCCGATACCCTGGCTCGCTCCGGTCACGATAGCTACAGAATTATTCTTCATGGTGTTGCCTCCGGTAGTGCTCGCGCTGTGCTCGTTTTAGGAAATTGTTGCGTTGGCTGCTTCGAGGATGATGTCTACGACCTTGTCAGAGGCAGTGAGCAGCGGGGTATGATCCACTGCGTAAGACTTCACCGTTGCCTTCATTCGTTCTGCCATGAACCGCTGAGTCGTCGGGTTGATCATGCGGTCTTCTTCAGCGATGAGGTACCACGTCGGCTTCGACCTCCAAGCCGGCAAGGCGGCTGGCTCCTGAATGCTCTTGACGGAGATCGGGCGCTGCACGGCTTTGGATAACGCAAGCTGCTCCTCCGTAGCGTTCTGTGCGAAGGCGTTCGCGAATCCGTCGTCCGGCATCCAGATAAATCCATCTGCATCAGGTGCAAGTTGAGGCGCTTTGGGATGAGTTTCGTCTTTGTAAAAGACCTGTGCGACTGTCTCGCCTTCGTCCGGGGCCAGGGCTGCGATATACACCAGGGCCTTCACGCGGTCGTCGCTCGCAGTTGCAATGACGGCTCCCGCGTAGGCGTGTCCTGCAATGATGACGGGACCTCGCGTTCTTGCGATTGTTCGCTTGAGAGCGGCAGCGTCGTCGCTGAGGGATGTGAGGGGAATTGGCGCTGCGATTACGTTCAGGCCGCGATCCTGGAGCGGGCGGATAACTGCCTGCCAGCTTGAACCATCAGCCCAGGCTCCGTGAACCAGGACCACTGTTGTGTTCTCTGAAAAATTCATTGTGCTCGTCCTTCCTTGGGTATGTAGTGGTGGTTGTCGTTGGGGCATTTTTTAGTGAGCGGATCAGGCGAAGAACGTCACGATCTTCTGCGCGATGAATTCGCTTGAGTCTTCGAGCGCGAAGTGGCCGGTATCGAGCAGATGGAGTTGGGCGTTTGGGATGTCTCGCAGATAGGCTTGCGCCCCTGCGACAGTGAAGAAGGGATCGTTCTTGCCCCAGACGATGAGGGTTTTAGGCTGTTTGCTGCGGAAAAACTCATGCCAGCCGTCGTAGCGCGCAAGGTTCGATTGGTAGTTATGCAGCAGGTTGAGCTGAATGGCGTCGTTGCCGGGACGATCAAGGAAGAGTTGATCAACGGTGTAGGAATCGGGGCTAATATGCGAAGGATCTTTGGTACCGTGCGTGTACTGGAAGATGGTCGTTTCCTTCTTGAGCAGCTCTCGCACGGGCTTCTCGGTTTCTGCAGTGCGGCTTACCCAAAACGGTTTCATGGGGTCGAAGGCCGCGCCGATGCCCTCGACATAGGCGTTACCGTTTTGTACGACGATTCCCTCGATAGCGTCTTGATGCTTCGAGGCGATTCGGTAGCCGATGGGCGCGCCATAGTCCTGCACGTAAATGCTGAACTTCTTAAGGCTGAGGACGCCGAAGAGCAGCTCCTCCACATGCGCTGCGAGATTGTCAAAGGTGTACTCGAAGCTCTCTGCGGGAGGAGCATCGCTGTAGCCGAAGCCGATGTAGTCGGGAGCGATGACGTGGAAATGTTTTGCCAGCTGCGGAATGAGATCACGGAACATATGCGACGAACTAGGGAAGCCATGCAGAAGCACGATGGTTGGTGAAGCCTTGGAACCCGCTTCCCGATAGAAGAGCTTGAGTCCGTTGACGGTGGCGTGCTGAAACGTTGTCATGATGAGTTTCCTTTCGAGTCAAGCCTTGTTGATTACAGAACGTGAGACGACATAACACCTGTAAAAGTTGCAATAACGGTGTTATAATTATTTTGCGATAGTTTGGAAGCGAGGACCTATGAACGCAGCTTCGCAAGAGTTGAACGATTGGATCGATGGATTTCTGTTCGTGGCCAATCGGCGCATCCTGGATTTGTTGAATACAAAGCCAGTGTTGGAGAACGGTCCTACGGAGTTGCTCACGGATGTTCGAGCGCTTGAACGGTGGCTGATCGCTTCCGGGACCGTGAGTTCGGTCAGGGATAAAGCTGAGGTACGGGGATGGCGCAGCTCCACAGAGGCAGAGGCCTTCCTGAAGCAGTTGATCGCGTTCCGGGAGAGATTGAGGGATGCTGTTTTGCGGATAGAGAGCGGAATGTTGCCGAGCGAGGTGTTTGTCTCAGAGGTGAACTCTATGCTGCTTCAGTACCCTCGACCTACTTCGCTGCGCAAGCGGGACGGCAAGTTAGTTCGGGAGCCGCTTGTCGAGTTCCATAAACCTGCCGATCTTTGGGCGCCGATCATCGATGCGACGGCGGATCTGCTAGTGGAGACAGAAACGTCGCGTATTCGCAAATGCGAATCCTGTGTCGTCCACTTCTTCGATGCGAGCAAGAAAGGGTCACGCCGGTGGTGCAGCATGAACATTTGTGGAAACAAACTCAAGGTTGCTGCGTACCAGCAGAGGAAACGCGCAACCGGTGACTCGTAAGGTTCAACCAATTGACTCCGGTCGGGCCTTCGTACCGGTGAACCGTCTTCTCGGTATTGAACGCCTCAGCTAACGAGATCGGCGTTTACCAGGATCGATACTTTGGAATCCCCTTGATCCCTAAGGTTTAAAGCGTTTGTGCCTGCTGGCAGCGATTAGGTAGTCGTTCGATTAGGCGTCAG is drawn from Edaphobacter lichenicola and contains these coding sequences:
- a CDS encoding SDR family oxidoreductase, with the translated sequence MKKFPEEAGIARYGQPEEIAELLGFMVSPAAKWMTGTSVRMDGGEIKGI
- a CDS encoding alpha/beta fold hydrolase; translation: MNFSENTTVVLVHGAWADGSSWQAVIRPLQDRGLNVIAAPIPLTSLSDDAAALKRTIARTRGPVIIAGHAYAGAVIATASDDRVKALVYIAALAPDEGETVAQVFYKDETHPKAPQLAPDADGFIWMPDDGFANAFAQNATEEQLALSKAVQRPISVKSIQEPAALPAWRSKPTWYLIAEEDRMINPTTQRFMAERMKATVKSYAVDHTPLLTASDKVVDIILEAANATIS
- a CDS encoding bifunctional serine/threonine-protein kinase/formylglycine-generating enzyme family protein, coding for MTAKQWELVKDLYQSALECNPAQRAYFLEQNGRDEVVRAEVHRLLGMHPRLGSFLSSPAFVDPRRAAANPLERLTPGEVLAKRFRIVSFIAAGGMGEVYKAEDLLLDRMVALKLLPKELAEDRDSLQQFLREAKTASALNHASICRVYDFGEDAARAFIAMEYLEGETLSARIQKGRLSTVEALKIAIAVADALATAHRKGIVHRDLKPGNIMLTESGAILLDFGLAKYERPILSAEENLAGLTADAQVVGTLPYMSPEQLHGQPVDARSDIFAFGAVLYEMFTGNKAFPRKPTSETLIAVEREDPSPLAEDAPNEDVPNALDRIIRCCLRKRPEDRYASMMEVEQELKNCAELISAPAIGLNPRVLFRQSRQPRVAIPALIILIAFMSFIGWGIHHYSKVRWAREQTLPQIGKLIERGEPGKAYALAVQAERYIPADPTLARFWADISWSDSIITSPPGASVYRRNYNAPNAQWEFAGLSPILKGRFPAVDSSWKFELPGYTALERATFPSGPITVALHRDGQAPSGMVPVELDQGSVEGDPFAQWGIVGIAGFQDLPTVRVGKYWIDKFEVTNREFKRFVDQGGYKKQEYWEHEFRKDGRVLSWAEAMKLFVDKTGRPGPSTWTRGECPQGEGEYPVTGVSWFEAEAYAEFVGKSLPTIYHWAAAASSTDSSSLIPASNFSGKGLSPVGAYHGMSWSGAYDMAGNAKEWCANEATSGRHYILGGAWNEPTYMFNYPDARSPFERSRGFGFRCAEYESTGKDAEAAGAPVTVQLRDFGSEKPVSDQLFRAYKNQYSYDKTPLHAKVASVQQAEDWRVEKVSFDAAYGGERITAYLFLPKGASPPFQVVVYFPGAAAAHMRASAEGIPFFLTDFDFIIKSGRAVLFPIYKGTFERGSGLKPIYFPNTSSTYRDNVIFWSKDLSRSIDYLETRQDINPNALAYDGESWGAAMGGLLPAVETRFKALILITPGLWLQQPLPEVDQVNFAPHVKAPVLMLNGRFDFIYPLKISQEPMFRLLGTPPEQKRRVVYDTAHDVPRTEMIKESLNWLDKYLGSVR
- a CDS encoding SDR family NAD(P)-dependent oxidoreductase; this translates as MKNNSVAIVTGASQGIGRSTAIRLARDFSAVVLAARSGQTLEEVAEAVRAAGAEPLSLALDLSQIEASQTLVRSTLDRFGRIDALLNIAGAVPQIDLFEMTDEQWKAGMELKLHGARRLTIRAWEALKQSKGSVVFMSGSAALDPKPAFAAVASTNAAITALAKAFAEQGIKDGVQVNSIVPGAVMTGRRLSFLEKWAPAHSMSVTRQ
- a CDS encoding alpha/beta fold hydrolase, which codes for MTTFQHATVNGLKLFYREAGSKASPTIVLLHGFPSSSHMFRDLIPQLAKHFHVIAPDYIGFGYSDAPPAESFEYTFDNLAAHVEELLFGVLSLKKFSIYVQDYGAPIGYRIASKHQDAIEGIVVQNGNAYVEGIGAAFDPMKPFWVSRTAETEKPVRELLKKETTIFQYTHGTKDPSHISPDSYTVDQLFLDRPGNDAIQLNLLHNYQSNLARYDGWHEFFRSKQPKTLIVWGKNDPFFTVAGAQAYLRDIPNAQLHLLDTGHFALEDSSEFIAQKIVTFFA
- a CDS encoding CGNR zinc finger domain-containing protein, giving the protein MNAASQELNDWIDGFLFVANRRILDLLNTKPVLENGPTELLTDVRALERWLIASGTVSSVRDKAEVRGWRSSTEAEAFLKQLIAFRERLRDAVLRIESGMLPSEVFVSEVNSMLLQYPRPTSLRKRDGKLVREPLVEFHKPADLWAPIIDATADLLVETETSRIRKCESCVVHFFDASKKGSRRWCSMNICGNKLKVAAYQQRKRATGDS
- a CDS encoding YkgB family protein, coding for MTIPSMSPVQQARTPLTKLAAWVDERNLPFLITSIGMIVMLLWAGSYKMTAPGAEGIVPLVSNSPLISWQFKIFGPYIGSDIIGLTEWTAAILMIAGFFKPKAGILGGMVAALMFSITSTMLFTTPDATVLVKGMRYMSFLGLFLYKDVISLGVAFYLIGYFGKKAILSETTINNEN